One stretch of Acropora muricata isolate sample 2 chromosome 12, ASM3666990v1, whole genome shotgun sequence DNA includes these proteins:
- the LOC136893490 gene encoding phosphatidylcholine transfer protein-like isoform X2 — MSGCDAGKKRILAGVKVSGLYEYKIMGSILDVLPNVCKEVYMDLEYRKKWDEYVNELYEFDEDGEESIYWNVKYPWPMSNRDYVYRRALRELEINNLPTVVVLAESKLSAKTPERSGVVRVKEYHQSLIIQGDGMVGTKAFIHYFDNPGGMIPVWLINWVAKTGVPNFLSSMREACFGYEDFSKNRH; from the exons ATGTCGGGGTGTGATGCTGGCAAGAAAAGAATATTGGCAGGGGTGAAG GTGTCTGGCCTCTATGAATACAAGATAATGGGTTCAATCTTAGACGTTCTTCCCAATGTGTGCAAAGAGGTTTATATGGATTTAGAATACAGGAAGAAGTGGGATGAGTATGTGAATG AACTCTATGAATTTGATGAAGACGGTGAGGAAAGCATCTACTGGAATGTGAAGTATCCTTGGCCAATGTCAAACAGAGAT TATGTCTATAGAAGGGCTCTCCGCGAGTTAGAGATCAATAACCTTCCAACAGTGGTGGTATTGGCTGAGAGTAAGTTATCTGCAAAGACTCCTGAAAGGAGTGGGGTGGTAAGAGTCAAGGAATATCACCAGAGTCTGATTATTCAGGGAGATGGAATGGTAGGAACAAAAG CATTTATACACTACTTTGATAACCCTGGAGGAATGATTCCAGTCTGGCTCATTAATTGGGTTGCAAAG ACTGGAGTACCCAACTTTCTGAGCTCCATGAGAGAGGCTTGTTTTGGTTATGAAGACTTCTCAAAAAACAGACATTAA
- the LOC136893490 gene encoding phosphatidylcholine transfer protein-like isoform X1: protein MMARFTDQTIKSSYQGTGVISKRDSPRRYRKSWENYYCNPGIHRVMWMGLAEEKFLEVAQEINNIKLDGYEFFTESVKESVECKIYRKYDTVSGLYEYKIMGSILDVLPNVCKEVYMDLEYRKKWDEYVNELYEFDEDGEESIYWNVKYPWPMSNRDYVYRRALRELEINNLPTVVVLAESKLSAKTPERSGVVRVKEYHQSLIIQGDGMVGTKAFIHYFDNPGGMIPVWLINWVAKTGVPNFLSSMREACFGYEDFSKNRH from the exons atgaTGGCGAGATTTACAGATCAGACTATAAAATCCTCTTACCAAGGTACAGGTGTAATATCAAAGAGGGACTCGCCACGCCGTTATCGTAAAAGTTGggaaaattattattgcaaCCCG GGAATTCATCGCGTTATGTGGATGGGCCTTGCCGAAGAAAAGTTTTTGGAAGTTGCTCAGGAGATAAACAACATTAAACTAGATGGATATGAATTTTTTACTGAATCTGTTAAAGAGTCTGTTGAGTGCAAAATCTACAGGAAGTACGATACG GTGTCTGGCCTCTATGAATACAAGATAATGGGTTCAATCTTAGACGTTCTTCCCAATGTGTGCAAAGAGGTTTATATGGATTTAGAATACAGGAAGAAGTGGGATGAGTATGTGAATG AACTCTATGAATTTGATGAAGACGGTGAGGAAAGCATCTACTGGAATGTGAAGTATCCTTGGCCAATGTCAAACAGAGAT TATGTCTATAGAAGGGCTCTCCGCGAGTTAGAGATCAATAACCTTCCAACAGTGGTGGTATTGGCTGAGAGTAAGTTATCTGCAAAGACTCCTGAAAGGAGTGGGGTGGTAAGAGTCAAGGAATATCACCAGAGTCTGATTATTCAGGGAGATGGAATGGTAGGAACAAAAG CATTTATACACTACTTTGATAACCCTGGAGGAATGATTCCAGTCTGGCTCATTAATTGGGTTGCAAAG ACTGGAGTACCCAACTTTCTGAGCTCCATGAGAGAGGCTTGTTTTGGTTATGAAGACTTCTCAAAAAACAGACATTAA